Within the Bacteroidales bacterium genome, the region CAGACCTAACTGGAAGCCGAAACTTTTCAGTTCTCCTGACCAGGTTCCGTAGATGGAGTGGATCTGCTCGGTGAAATCCATCTCCGTGCTGTAAAGATCGCTCGGGATCCATTGATCTGAATCATAATCATATTCACTGTAGATGTAATCCTCGGGGTCGGACTCAAGCCTGAACTGATAACCTGCTTCGAGGGAGGTCTTGTTCGGGAAGGGTTTTGTATAATCGGCTTTGAGCCGCCAGTTTTGTGAACGGCCTGTTTCAGTGGTCAGGATGCCGCTGGGAAAGAGATCGTCGATGACATAATCCGAATTGCTGTCGAATTCGTACTGTTCTTCCCATTCATCCCCCAACCTGGAAGAGTACATCAACATGGCTTCCAGTTTATGGCCCTCTCCTTTCAGCATCTGGTAAAGGTTCAGCGAACCTTCGTAAAAGTCTCCCTGGCGCTGGCTTTCGGTTTCCGAAACAGTATAAGTATCAGTGGAAAGTGGATCGGTGAACAGATGCTGGTGTGTCCATCCATCCCGTCCAAACCCATATTCGCCGTACCGTCCCGAAAAGGTCAGGGTTGTCTTCTCCGTCAGAAAATAGTCCACACCACCTTTTACGCCCCATCCGTTACGGTGCATTTTATCCTTGACATCCGACAGGCGTATGGTGGTGGTGTCCTCCGCGAAGGATTCGTTACGCATATTGCCTTCCCCTTTGTGCTGGTTGTTGTTATAATTGGCACCCGCAAAAAAATTGACTTTCCCGGCCCGGTAGTTCAGCAAAACATCCGTGGAGTATTTGTGGCCCGTGCCGGCAGAAGCATTGATGATGCCATTGTATCCTGCTTTTTGTTGTTTTTTCATGACGACATTGATGATGCCTGCAAGGCCATCGGGATCATACCTCGCTGAAGGATTCGTGATGATCTCGAGCCGTTCCACGGAACTGGCGGGGATCTGCTGCAGGGCATCGGTCCCCTGCAGTACGCTCGGGCGTCCGTCGATCAATACCGTAAAGCTCTGGCTGCCGCGCAGTGAGACATTTCCTTCAATGTCCACCTGTACGGATGGTACATTTTCAAGGGCGGTCACCACCGAAGATCCGTCGGCCATGATATCCTGGCTGACATTGACCACTTTTTTGTCAATGCGGTATTCAACCCGTTGCTTGTCGGCGATGATTTCCACGCCTTCAATGTTCGTAGTGGCTGATCTCAGGGTGATGTTCCCAAGGTCGATGGCCTGTGCCTTCGGTGTGATGATGATCTCCGGCAGTGTTTTTTTTTCATAGCCAATAAAATTGACCACCAGGTAAAATTTCCCGAACGGGAGTTCCGCCAGCCTGAATTTTCCCTGCAGGTCAGTGACCGTACCGGTAACCATGGTCGAATCCTTTTCACGGAACAAGACCAGGTTCACGAATTCCATCGGGACACCGGCATCCTCTTCCAGTACGTTACCCGTCAGGATGCCTGTTGGTGGCATCTGCGACGCATTCCCCATCCTGTATTCCTGCGCGGGCAACTCCATCCAGCCCATCACCACGATCATCAACACAACCAATCGCTTCATAAAAAAATCTGGTTTATAGTTATGGCGTTCCAAAAAGAATCAATAGTATTAGACATTGAAATTAATGGATAGTTTAATAAACAGTTTATTAAATATTTTGATTTTAGATTTTACCTCTTTCCTCTCTCAACTCATACACCACCCCTCTCTCCCGAAGTCCTTCCAGGATATATTCAACGCAGAGATGGTTTTTCCCGATCGTTTCAGGCGGGATGATTCCTTTTTCCCTGTAAAGCCGGTGAGCGATCATCCTGACCGCCATGGTGGCCGTATAACCCGTGGTGCGTGCCATGGAGTGCACCCCGGATACGGAGTCGTAGGTATCAAACAGGTCCCAGACATAGCGTACAGGTTCATTGTCCCTGATCCCTTCGACGATGATTTGCATGATGGTCACGTCTTCCTCTCCCTCGTTCAGTTTCCATTTCGGAAAAAGCAGGCGGGAGGTAAGGTCCAGGGGCCTGATGCTGGCGCCGCTTATCTCGACGGGATCTGTGCTAAAAAAGCCTGTGTCGCGCAGAACGTTGATTTTTTCAATGTGTCCGGGGTACCGGAGGGTCTTTTCGATCATCGAGGGTGCCTGAATGGTGGCCATCAGGGTGCGAAGACCATCACTGTTGAATGCTTCCAGGGTGCCGATCTTTGGGAAGTCGATCAGTTCAGGGTCCGAAAGTGCAGGTTTGGTCACCATCTGCCCCTTATCAATAAAGCGGGCCGGACGCGTATATTCTTCGATGACATCCACCGGTGAAAAAACAGCCCTGTACTCCCAGGGCCATTGCCTGATCCTGGGCAACCCACCGACGTAAATGGTCACCTTTTCGGTTGCATCCAGCATCGAAACGGCGTATCCTGTCAACAAATTACTCATCCCCGGAGCCACTCCCATATCCACCACCGCAGTGACGCCCTTGTTTTTAGCGCGATCGTCCAGCTCGAAGACATCCTCGGGTGAAAATGCAATGTCCACTGCATTTTTCCCGGCTTCGATGATCGTTTGCAGTGTTGCAAATCCCAGGTATCCCGGCACCGCATTCAATACAATATCCTGATCCTGAATCAGTTTTAGGAGATTTTCATGATCCGAAAGATCCGATGTGATACAGGTGCCCTTAAAATCTGTTCCCAGCCTGTCGAGGCTGATCTTCTGCCGATCAACGACGGTAACCATTAAATCCGGATCTTTTGCCAGGTCCATCGCCATGGGACCGCCGACCAGGCCGGCGCCTAATACAATGATTTTCATAATGTTAACGTTCCTTTAAGCTTAGATGGAATTTGCAAATGTCCGAAAAAAAATGACAGGTTTTACGAATGGATTAAGGTTTCAGGTTGAAGGCCCATTCCTCAGCCGGTCGTTCCTGGTCAAATGCTGAACTTGCGTCAGCATGACACCTGCGATGACAATGACGATTCCAAGGACCTTGTTCAGGTTGAAATATTCCGAAAGAATCAGGTAGGAAAAAACAGCCGTGAATATCGGGATAAGGTTGGTAAAGACATTGGTCCGGCTTACACCAATTTTGCTGACACCGTATGTGAACAGGATGTAAGCAAGGGTTGAAGCAAAAAGTGAGACCTGAAAAAGTGCGGAGATCGTTCTGCCGTCAGGCCTGATCGCCAGAAATTCTTTGAGATCCAAGACCAGGAACAACGGCAGGAAAAAAAGCACCCCAAAGAAATTTTGCCAGGCAATGATCGAGACCGGATGGTACAGCCGGGTCAGCTTTTTCAGAAAAGGGGCGTAGATCACCGCTGAGGTGACTGCAAAAAAGAGGAACCCCATCCCGGCAGGGGAGGCTGTGAAGGTCATGTCGCGGTTGATCAGCATCAGCAAGACACCTGCAAATGACAGAGCGATTCCGGCAATGTTCAGCCAGGAGATTTTTTCCTTAACGATGAAATAGGCAGCAACAGGCGTCAGCAGCGGGATGGTGGCGATCACTACCGCGCTGATGGAGGGAGAGGTGTACTTTAACCCGAAATTTTCACCGATGAAGTAGAGGAAAGGATTGAAGAGGGAAGCAATCAGGAATAATCCGACATCTTTCCTTTTGATCCGCTCAAGTTTCCCAAAGGCCAGCAATCCGGCCATCAGCAGGACGGAAGACAGGACCAGCCGCAAAAAAATGGTGGTTATCGGCGGGTAACAACGGAAGACAATCGACGTCCAAATGAAGCTCATACCCCAGAAAATCATGGAGATGACAACCAGTCCGTAGGTGATGATCTTTTGTTTTCCCTCGGTCACAGGAGCTTCAAAATTGCGCGGAGGCAAACTTAAGGATATTTTTTTGGGATTTTCAGGAACTTTTTGTAACATTTCCGGATTGCAACAGTCTTTATCAAAAAATATTCTTCTTGGAAGTTATTTACAAAAATACGCACCAGGAACTCGTTGAGCAGTGCAGGGAGGAAAATCCGAAAGCACAGCTAGAATTATATAAGATGTACGTTAAAGCCATGTATAACACCAGTTTGCGAATAGTCGGCAGGCCCCAGGATGCGGAAGACATCATGCAGGATTCCTTCCTGGATGCCTTTCGGCATCTGCACGAATATAAAGGTACTTCCAGTTTTGGAGCGTGGCTCAGGCGCATCGTGGTCAATAACTCCCTGGACGCACTGAAGAAGAATGCCGGACTTACGTTCATTGAGGAATACGATCATCAGATACCCCAGGAGGAGACGGACGAGGAAGACATTTCCCTGAAGGTCGGCGAGATCCACCAGGCGGTCAATGAACTCCCGGCTGATTACAGGGTCGTATTATCCCTCTATTTGTTCGAAGGATACGATCACGATGAGATTGCTGAAATATTGAACATTTCAAACAATACCTCCCGGATCCGGTACTTCAGGGCGAAGCAAAAACTGTTGGAGATCATCAAGGAATCCCGTATCCGGAAATATATT harbors:
- a CDS encoding TonB-dependent receptor, with the translated sequence MKRLVVLMIVVMGWMELPAQEYRMGNASQMPPTGILTGNVLEEDAGVPMEFVNLVLFREKDSTMVTGTVTDLQGKFRLAELPFGKFYLVVNFIGYEKKTLPEIIITPKAQAIDLGNITLRSATTNIEGVEIIADKQRVEYRIDKKVVNVSQDIMADGSSVVTALENVPSVQVDIEGNVSLRGSQSFTVLIDGRPSVLQGTDALQQIPASSVERLEIITNPSARYDPDGLAGIINVVMKKQQKAGYNGIINASAGTGHKYSTDVLLNYRAGKVNFFAGANYNNNQHKGEGNMRNESFAEDTTTIRLSDVKDKMHRNGWGVKGGVDYFLTEKTTLTFSGRYGEYGFGRDGWTHQHLFTDPLSTDTYTVSETESQRQGDFYEGSLNLYQMLKGEGHKLEAMLMYSSRLGDEWEEQYEFDSNSDYVIDDLFPSGILTTETGRSQNWRLKADYTKPFPNKTSLEAGYQFRLESDPEDYIYSEYDYDSDQWIPSDLYSTEMDFTEQIHSIYGTWSGELKSFGFQLGLRGEYNYRDIYSSGSDKTFLIDRFDLFPTVHISKKFTDKHQLLASYSRRVDRPRGWDLEPTITYMDPYNIRVGNPSLEPEFIDSYDLSYQYRFRKSFLSLEGYYRITKNKISRIRTLLDDGIIQHTSVNMDRDHAAGTELMANLELTDWFLINTSLNVYYYRLQGNVEGEDTDDETVSWDTRLNTTFKLPADIRLQLTANYRGPTITAQGSREGFFMTSLAVRKDLFQRKLSVTLSGRDLLKTAKRESVSEGEGFYSYDKFAREAPVFSLTLSYKINNYKQKQQRNSNGEEMEIETGGYEY
- a CDS encoding saccharopine dehydrogenase C-terminal domain-containing protein produces the protein MKIIVLGAGLVGGPMAMDLAKDPDLMVTVVDRQKISLDRLGTDFKGTCITSDLSDHENLLKLIQDQDIVLNAVPGYLGFATLQTIIEAGKNAVDIAFSPEDVFELDDRAKNKGVTAVVDMGVAPGMSNLLTGYAVSMLDATEKVTIYVGGLPRIRQWPWEYRAVFSPVDVIEEYTRPARFIDKGQMVTKPALSDPELIDFPKIGTLEAFNSDGLRTLMATIQAPSMIEKTLRYPGHIEKINVLRDTGFFSTDPVEISGASIRPLDLTSRLLFPKWKLNEGEEDVTIMQIIVEGIRDNEPVRYVWDLFDTYDSVSGVHSMARTTGYTATMAVRMIAHRLYREKGIIPPETIGKNHLCVEYILEGLRERGVVYELREERGKI
- a CDS encoding DMT family transporter, which translates into the protein MLQKVPENPKKISLSLPPRNFEAPVTEGKQKIITYGLVVISMIFWGMSFIWTSIVFRCYPPITTIFLRLVLSSVLLMAGLLAFGKLERIKRKDVGLFLIASLFNPFLYFIGENFGLKYTSPSISAVVIATIPLLTPVAAYFIVKEKISWLNIAGIALSFAGVLLMLINRDMTFTASPAGMGFLFFAVTSAVIYAPFLKKLTRLYHPVSIIAWQNFFGVLFFLPLFLVLDLKEFLAIRPDGRTISALFQVSLFASTLAYILFTYGVSKIGVSRTNVFTNLIPIFTAVFSYLILSEYFNLNKVLGIVIVIAGVMLTQVQHLTRNDRLRNGPST
- a CDS encoding RNA polymerase sigma factor; the encoded protein is MEVIYKNTHQELVEQCREENPKAQLELYKMYVKAMYNTSLRIVGRPQDAEDIMQDSFLDAFRHLHEYKGTSSFGAWLRRIVVNNSLDALKKNAGLTFIEEYDHQIPQEETDEEDISLKVGEIHQAVNELPADYRVVLSLYLFEGYDHDEIAEILNISNNTSRIRYFRAKQKLLEIIKESRIRKYII